A region of Halalkaliarchaeum desulfuricum DNA encodes the following proteins:
- a CDS encoding J domain-containing protein, whose translation MEPVHRETIVVGLAAVMGGMTAFMLVVGVVVSPFFFLLSVPFGGATYVMWQHATGRLVFDRARTRTAGRVRSGSGNPGFDRERRAERNRKRARQSNGTTAGVGVSETTRPSKREAFRTLEIEPNASPDTIRRAYRRRVKESHPDTDTGSREEFKRVNRAYERLREE comes from the coding sequence ATGGAACCTGTGCACCGGGAGACGATCGTCGTCGGGCTCGCTGCGGTCATGGGAGGAATGACTGCGTTCATGCTCGTGGTCGGAGTCGTCGTCTCCCCGTTCTTTTTCCTCCTGTCGGTGCCGTTCGGGGGCGCGACATACGTAATGTGGCAACATGCAACGGGCCGGCTCGTCTTCGATCGTGCTCGGACGAGGACAGCCGGCCGAGTGCGTTCCGGATCGGGAAATCCGGGCTTCGATCGGGAGCGACGAGCCGAACGGAATCGAAAGCGAGCCCGCCAGTCGAACGGGACGACCGCGGGTGTCGGAGTGTCGGAGACGACCCGACCCTCGAAACGGGAGGCGTTCCGTACGCTCGAGATCGAACCGAACGCCTCGCCCGACACCATACGGCGTGCCTATCGGCGTCGTGTGAAGGAATCCCATCCCGACACCGACACCGGAAGTCGCGAGGAGTTCAAGCGCGTCAACCGCGCGTACGAACGGCTCCGCGAGGAGTGA
- the menD gene encoding 2-succinyl-5-enolpyruvyl-6-hydroxy-3-cyclohexene-1-carboxylic-acid synthase, which produces MTAPNRNALWAQAIVEELVAAGVDAACLTPGSRSTPLAVAFATHDDVHVFSHLDERSSAFFALGRARRTGRVTPIVCTSGTAAANFHPAVLEADRARVPLLALTADRPPELRDSGANQTVDQEKLYGGAVRYYKDLPEPEAAPRKLRSLRTTVARALSAAEGTPAGPVHLNVPFAKPLEPTAVEGDVPDDLDPVAAEGRRPSQSTTEPFVDRMPGTPELDDGRLRRLADDLEAERGLIVAGPADPPRFDRESIVALSHATGYPILADPLSGLRFGGHVRVAPVISGYDGYLTVDPDDAPAGPVDDWPAPEVVLRLGASPTSKPLREYLARTGADQYVVDPAGEWREAEFSATDLVVADPSRLCARLSEVVRGRSSTAEQWRRRWETADRIHFEEARKWIDRGDGMQGRALYEGWVLADVVDLAPDPATVFVSNSMPVRDADRFAAADTSAVTMLGNRGVSGIDGIASTALGAGSGTTDELICVLGDLAFYHDMNGLLALDRCGIDATFVLVNNDGGGIFHKLPIERFDPPFTRQFKTPHGLDFEPSEELYGFSFARVDARPESALETPRQTFRDRLSGAIDGEGSHVVELRTDANAGHRAREALEATVLERVAQETQTQ; this is translated from the coding sequence ATGACCGCGCCGAACCGAAACGCGCTGTGGGCCCAGGCGATCGTCGAGGAGCTCGTGGCCGCGGGCGTCGACGCCGCCTGCCTCACGCCGGGCAGCCGATCGACGCCGCTTGCCGTCGCGTTCGCGACCCACGACGACGTCCACGTCTTCTCTCACCTCGATGAACGTTCCTCGGCGTTTTTCGCCCTCGGACGCGCGCGTCGAACCGGCCGGGTGACGCCGATCGTGTGTACCTCCGGAACCGCGGCGGCGAACTTCCATCCGGCGGTGCTCGAGGCGGATCGCGCCCGCGTGCCGTTGCTGGCGCTCACTGCGGACCGGCCGCCGGAACTGCGCGACTCCGGCGCGAACCAGACAGTCGATCAGGAGAAGCTCTACGGGGGTGCGGTTCGGTACTACAAGGACCTCCCGGAACCGGAAGCCGCCCCCAGGAAACTTAGATCGCTCCGGACCACCGTCGCCAGGGCGCTCTCGGCGGCGGAAGGGACGCCCGCCGGACCGGTTCACCTCAACGTGCCGTTCGCGAAACCGCTCGAACCGACCGCAGTCGAGGGCGACGTACCCGACGACCTGGATCCCGTTGCTGCGGAGGGGCGACGACCGTCTCAATCGACTACCGAACCGTTCGTCGACCGAATGCCCGGGACGCCCGAACTCGACGACGGAAGGCTCCGGCGGTTGGCCGACGATCTCGAGGCCGAACGTGGGCTCATCGTGGCCGGGCCCGCGGACCCGCCGAGATTCGACCGCGAATCGATCGTCGCGCTGTCGCATGCGACTGGCTATCCGATCCTCGCTGATCCGCTCTCCGGGCTCCGGTTCGGCGGCCACGTACGGGTTGCGCCGGTGATTTCGGGGTACGACGGCTACCTGACTGTCGACCCCGACGACGCGCCGGCCGGCCCGGTTGACGACTGGCCGGCACCGGAGGTCGTGCTCCGACTCGGCGCCTCTCCGACGTCGAAACCGCTACGGGAGTATCTCGCCCGGACCGGTGCAGATCAGTACGTGGTCGATCCCGCCGGTGAATGGCGGGAGGCGGAGTTTTCCGCGACCGACCTCGTCGTCGCCGACCCCTCCCGTCTGTGCGCCCGTCTCTCGGAGGTGGTGCGGGGCCGATCCTCCACAGCCGAGCAGTGGCGTCGCCGCTGGGAGACGGCCGACCGGATCCACTTCGAGGAGGCCCGAAAGTGGATCGACCGTGGGGACGGGATGCAGGGGAGAGCGCTCTACGAAGGCTGGGTGCTCGCGGACGTCGTCGATCTCGCGCCCGATCCCGCGACGGTGTTCGTGTCCAACTCCATGCCGGTCCGGGACGCCGACCGTTTCGCGGCCGCCGACACGAGTGCCGTCACGATGCTCGGAAATCGGGGCGTCTCGGGCATCGACGGCATTGCCTCGACGGCACTGGGTGCCGGCAGCGGGACGACCGACGAGTTGATCTGCGTACTCGGCGACCTGGCGTTCTATCACGACATGAACGGGCTGCTGGCGCTCGATCGGTGTGGGATCGACGCGACGTTCGTGCTCGTCAACAACGACGGCGGCGGGATCTTCCACAAGCTCCCGATCGAGCGGTTCGACCCGCCGTTCACCCGGCAGTTCAAAACCCCACACGGGCTGGATTTCGAACCCAGCGAGGAGCTGTATGGCTTCTCGTTTGCCCGCGTCGACGCGAGACCCGAAAGCGCCCTCGAGACCCCCCGACAGACGTTCCGGGATCGCCTGTCCGGGGCGATCGACGGCGAGGGGTCTCACGTGGTCGAACTCCGGACGGACGCGAACGCGGGACACCGGGCGCGAGAGGCTCTCGAAGCGACTGTGCTCGAACGGGTGGCACAAGAAACGCAGACCCAGTAG
- a CDS encoding zinc ribbon domain-containing protein — MRGTKLPPSMPRDNREPRARRRCFACGEPISRGTKTCPHCEEVQPSGVLSIVLATVGVFTFLIGFLVGTFSIGMSSIVGFVIAIVGLALAVGSYSRYLDIQAAKRGRPR, encoded by the coding sequence GTGAGAGGGACCAAGCTCCCGCCATCCATGCCCCGTGACAACCGCGAGCCACGGGCGCGACGTCGCTGCTTCGCCTGCGGCGAGCCGATTTCTCGAGGTACCAAAACGTGCCCACACTGCGAGGAGGTCCAGCCGTCGGGAGTGCTGTCGATCGTGCTTGCAACTGTCGGGGTGTTCACCTTCCTGATCGGATTTCTCGTCGGAACCTTCTCGATCGGGATGAGCAGCATCGTCGGGTTCGTGATCGCGATCGTCGGTCTCGCGCTCGCGGTGGGGTCGTACAGCCGCTATCTCGACATCCAGGCGGCCAAACGCGGGCGTCCACGGTGA